One genomic region from Gadus morhua chromosome 9, gadMor3.0, whole genome shotgun sequence encodes:
- the ska1 gene encoding SKA complex subunit 1 has protein sequence MSDLEDIGRHMNDRISSLWRTLDLSVVVPQLPQSNIKKLIQEVLTIEGLYHEFEKSVDRQNEQLKCLQEFVGSFQHDCESLQHLKDNVPMHMPNRENEPSPNQNIPAETQPGQQGNPCKKIQVKQMEFVTMLEFENIPQYMKGRLTYEQLNTAVRKVNEAVSGKYKITRQSTKSLNNNTRKLYQRFKDEETKDTKGRFFVVQEDLLEFSQIKMDKRFQGILSMLRHCRRLRDMRGGSITRYFIL, from the exons ATGAGCGACCTGGAAGATATCGGCCGTCACATGAATGACAGAATTTCATCTCTATGGCGCACGTTGGATCTTTCAGTTGTTG TGCCTCAACTACCCCAAAGTAATATTAAGAAGTTGATTCAAGAAGTATTAACCATAGAAGGCCTTTACCATGAGTTTGAGAAAAGTGTGGATCGCCAGAATGAGCAACTGAAATGTCTTCAA GAATTTGTGGGGTCCTTCCAACATGATTGCGAATCATTGCAACACCTTAAGGACAATGTTCCTATGCACATGCCCAACAG GGAAAATGAACCTTCTCCAAATCAGAACATTCCAGCCGAGACCCAACCCGGCCAGCAAGGAAATCCCTGCAAAAAGATCCAAGTCAAACAAATGGAGTTTGTTACAATGCTGGAGTTTGAAAACATCCCTCA GTACATGAAGGGGCGGTTGACGTACGAGCAGCTCAACACGGCGGTGCGTAAAGTCAACGAGGCGGTGAGTGGGAAGTACAAGATCACGCGGCAGTCGACCAAGAgcctcaacaacaacacacgcaAACTCTACCAGCGCTTCAAGGATGAAGAAACCAAAGACACAAAAG GTCGGTTTTTCGTGGTACAGGAAGACCTCCTTGAGTTCAGCCAGATAAAGATGGACAAGAGGTTCCAGGGCATCCTGAGTATGCTGCGGCACTGCCGTCGCCTGCGAGATATGCGTGGAGGCAGTATCACACGCTACTTTATCTTGTAG
- the enc2 gene encoding kelch-like protein 25 isoform X2: MGEIVPSDSLEVPSEAAMSVNVHENRKSRSSTGSMNISLFHKPSHPDSVLTHLNTLRKQCMFTDVTLWAGDRSFPCHRAVLAACSRYFEAMFSGGLRESLDSDVNFRNSVHPEVLELLLDFAYSSRIIINEENAESLLEAGDMLQFHDIRDAAAEFLEKNLHSSNCLGMMLLSDAHQCKRLYELSWRMCLVHYETVLESEEFYSLSKEKLLELILSDELEIEDEEVVFNSALRWVRFDLEGRRHHLPELLRGVRLALLPSECLLEAVACEELVMADKRSRLIVEEAMQCKKRILQNDGMVTSPCARPRKAGHTLLILGGQTFMCDKIYQVDHKAKEIIPKADLPSPRKEFSACAIGCKVYVTGGRGSENGVSKDVWIYDTVHEEWSKGAPMLIARFGHGSAELENSLYVVGGHTAIAGVFPASPSVSLKQVERYDPLTNKWTMMAPLRDGVSNAAVVSAKLKLFVFGGTTIHRDKASKVQCYDPVGNRWSIAAECPQPWRYTAAAVLGSQIFIMGGDTEFTAASAYRFDCDTNQWSRVGDMTSKRMSCHAVASGNKLYVVGGYFGTQRCKTLDCYDPTGDSWSSITTVPYSLIPTAFVSTWKHLPA, from the exons A TGGGAGAGATTGTTCCAAGCGATTCCCTGGAGGTGCCTAGCGAGGCCGCCATGTCGGTGAACGTGCACGAGAACAGGAAGTCCCGCTCCAGCACGGGCTCCATGAACATCTCGCTGTTCCACAAGCCGTCGCACCCAGACAGCGTGCTGACCCACCTCAACACGCTGAGGAAACAGTGCATGTTCACAGACGTGACGCTGTGGGCTGGGGACCGCTCGTTTCCCTGCCACAG GGCCGTCCTGGCCGCTTGCAGCCGCTACTTTGAGGCCATGTTCAGTGGTGGATTGCGAGAGAGTCTGGACAGTGACGTCAACTTCCGGAACAGCGTACATCCAGAG GTGCTGGAGCTTCTGCTGGACTTTGCGTATTCCTCGAGGATCATCATCAACGAGGAGAACGCAGAGTCCCTGCTGGAGGCCGGGGACATGCTGCAGTTCCACGACATCCGCGACGCAGCCGCAGAGTTCCTGGAGAAGAACCTGCACTCGTCCAACTGCCTGGGCATGATGCTGCTGTCGGACGCACACCAGTGCAAGAGGCTGTACGAGCTGTCGTGGCGGATGTGTCTGGTGCACTACGAAACG GTCCTGGAATCCGAGGAATTCTACAGCCTGTCTAAAGAAAAACTACTGGAGCTGATCCTAAGCGATGAACTCGAGATTGAAGACGAAGAG GTGGTGTTTAACTCAGCGTTGCGGTGGGTGCGCTTTGACCTGGAAGGCCGACGGCACCACCTGCCTGAGCTGCTAAGGGGCGTCCGGCTGGCCCTGCTGCCCTCTGAGTGCCTGCTGGAGGCCGTGGCCTGTGAGGAGCTGGTCATGGCGGACAAGAGGAGCag GTTGATAGTGGAGGAGGCAATGCAGTGCAAGAAGAGGATCCTGCAGAACGATGGCATGGTGACCAGCCCGTGTGCCAGACCACGCAAGGCGGGACACACGCTGCTCATATTGGGGGGCCAGACCTTCATGTGTGACAAGATATACcag GTGGACCACAAAGCAAAGGAGATCATCCCCAAGGCCGACCTGCCCAGCCCCAGGAAGGAGTTCAGCGCCTGCGCCATCGGCTGCAAGGTGTACGtcacgggggggcggggctctgaGAACGGCGTGTCCAAAGACGTGTGGATCTACGACACCGTCCACGAGGAGTGGTCCAAGGGGGCGCCCATGCTCATAGCCAG GTTCGGCCATGGCTCCGCAGAGCTGGAAAACAGTTTATATGTTGTAGGAGGACACACGGCTATAGCGGGGGTGTTCCCTGCCTCGCCCTCCGTCTCCCTAAAGCAG GTGGAGCGGTACGATCCCCTCACCAACAAGTGGACCATGATGGCTCCCCTCAGGGACGGAGTCAGCAACGCAGCTGTGGTCAGCGCCAAGCTCAaactgtttgtgtttggagGCACCACTATCCACCGAGACAAGGCCTCTAAG GTCCAGTGCTACGACCCCGTTGGCAACCGCTGGAGCATCGCGGCGGAATGCCCGCAGCCGTGGCGCTACACAGCGGCGGCCGTGCTGGGCAGCCAGATCTTCATCATGGGCGGCGACACGGAGTTCACCGCCGCCTCGGCCTACCGCTTCGACTGTGACACCAACCAGTGGTCGCGCGTGGGGGACATGACCTCCAAGCGCATGAGCTGCCACGCCGTGGCGTCGGGCAACAAGCTGTACGTGGTGGGCGGCTACTTCGGCACGCAGCGCTGCAAGACCCTGGACTGCTACGACCCCACGGGGGACAGCTGGAGCTCCATCACCACCGTGCCTTACTCCCTCATCCCCACCGCCTTCGTCAGCACCTGGAAGCACCTGCCCGCCTAA
- the enc2 gene encoding kelch-like protein 25 isoform X3, with translation MSVNVHENRKSRSSTGSMNISLFHKPSHPDSVLTHLNTLRKQCMFTDVTLWAGDRSFPCHRAVLAACSRYFEAMFSGGLRESLDSDVNFRNSVHPEVLELLLDFAYSSRIIINEENAESLLEAGDMLQFHDIRDAAAEFLEKNLHSSNCLGMMLLSDAHQCKRLYELSWRMCLVHYETVLESEEFYSLSKEKLLELILSDELEIEDEEVVFNSALRWVRFDLEGRRHHLPELLRGVRLALLPSECLLEAVACEELVMADKRSRLIVEEAMQCKKRILQNDGMVTSPCARPRKAGHTLLILGGQTFMCDKIYQVDHKAKEIIPKADLPSPRKEFSACAIGCKVYVTGGRGSENGVSKDVWIYDTVHEEWSKGAPMLIARFGHGSAELENSLYVVGGHTAIAGVFPASPSVSLKQVERYDPLTNKWTMMAPLRDGVSNAAVVSAKLKLFVFGGTTIHRDKASKVQCYDPVGNRWSIAAECPQPWRYTAAAVLGSQIFIMGGDTEFTAASAYRFDCDTNQWSRVGDMTSKRMSCHAVASGNKLYVVGGYFGTQRCKTLDCYDPTGDSWSSITTVPYSLIPTAFVSTWKHLPA, from the exons ATGTCGGTGAACGTGCACGAGAACAGGAAGTCCCGCTCCAGCACGGGCTCCATGAACATCTCGCTGTTCCACAAGCCGTCGCACCCAGACAGCGTGCTGACCCACCTCAACACGCTGAGGAAACAGTGCATGTTCACAGACGTGACGCTGTGGGCTGGGGACCGCTCGTTTCCCTGCCACAG GGCCGTCCTGGCCGCTTGCAGCCGCTACTTTGAGGCCATGTTCAGTGGTGGATTGCGAGAGAGTCTGGACAGTGACGTCAACTTCCGGAACAGCGTACATCCAGAG GTGCTGGAGCTTCTGCTGGACTTTGCGTATTCCTCGAGGATCATCATCAACGAGGAGAACGCAGAGTCCCTGCTGGAGGCCGGGGACATGCTGCAGTTCCACGACATCCGCGACGCAGCCGCAGAGTTCCTGGAGAAGAACCTGCACTCGTCCAACTGCCTGGGCATGATGCTGCTGTCGGACGCACACCAGTGCAAGAGGCTGTACGAGCTGTCGTGGCGGATGTGTCTGGTGCACTACGAAACG GTCCTGGAATCCGAGGAATTCTACAGCCTGTCTAAAGAAAAACTACTGGAGCTGATCCTAAGCGATGAACTCGAGATTGAAGACGAAGAG GTGGTGTTTAACTCAGCGTTGCGGTGGGTGCGCTTTGACCTGGAAGGCCGACGGCACCACCTGCCTGAGCTGCTAAGGGGCGTCCGGCTGGCCCTGCTGCCCTCTGAGTGCCTGCTGGAGGCCGTGGCCTGTGAGGAGCTGGTCATGGCGGACAAGAGGAGCag GTTGATAGTGGAGGAGGCAATGCAGTGCAAGAAGAGGATCCTGCAGAACGATGGCATGGTGACCAGCCCGTGTGCCAGACCACGCAAGGCGGGACACACGCTGCTCATATTGGGGGGCCAGACCTTCATGTGTGACAAGATATACcag GTGGACCACAAAGCAAAGGAGATCATCCCCAAGGCCGACCTGCCCAGCCCCAGGAAGGAGTTCAGCGCCTGCGCCATCGGCTGCAAGGTGTACGtcacgggggggcggggctctgaGAACGGCGTGTCCAAAGACGTGTGGATCTACGACACCGTCCACGAGGAGTGGTCCAAGGGGGCGCCCATGCTCATAGCCAG GTTCGGCCATGGCTCCGCAGAGCTGGAAAACAGTTTATATGTTGTAGGAGGACACACGGCTATAGCGGGGGTGTTCCCTGCCTCGCCCTCCGTCTCCCTAAAGCAG GTGGAGCGGTACGATCCCCTCACCAACAAGTGGACCATGATGGCTCCCCTCAGGGACGGAGTCAGCAACGCAGCTGTGGTCAGCGCCAAGCTCAaactgtttgtgtttggagGCACCACTATCCACCGAGACAAGGCCTCTAAG GTCCAGTGCTACGACCCCGTTGGCAACCGCTGGAGCATCGCGGCGGAATGCCCGCAGCCGTGGCGCTACACAGCGGCGGCCGTGCTGGGCAGCCAGATCTTCATCATGGGCGGCGACACGGAGTTCACCGCCGCCTCGGCCTACCGCTTCGACTGTGACACCAACCAGTGGTCGCGCGTGGGGGACATGACCTCCAAGCGCATGAGCTGCCACGCCGTGGCGTCGGGCAACAAGCTGTACGTGGTGGGCGGCTACTTCGGCACGCAGCGCTGCAAGACCCTGGACTGCTACGACCCCACGGGGGACAGCTGGAGCTCCATCACCACCGTGCCTTACTCCCTCATCCCCACCGCCTTCGTCAGCACCTGGAAGCACCTGCCCGCCTAA
- the enc2 gene encoding kelch-like protein 25 isoform X1 has translation MQNSPHLLTVSACAWVSSLCHRSLPVRDFSPMGEIVPSDSLEVPSEAAMSVNVHENRKSRSSTGSMNISLFHKPSHPDSVLTHLNTLRKQCMFTDVTLWAGDRSFPCHRAVLAACSRYFEAMFSGGLRESLDSDVNFRNSVHPEVLELLLDFAYSSRIIINEENAESLLEAGDMLQFHDIRDAAAEFLEKNLHSSNCLGMMLLSDAHQCKRLYELSWRMCLVHYETVLESEEFYSLSKEKLLELILSDELEIEDEEVVFNSALRWVRFDLEGRRHHLPELLRGVRLALLPSECLLEAVACEELVMADKRSRLIVEEAMQCKKRILQNDGMVTSPCARPRKAGHTLLILGGQTFMCDKIYQVDHKAKEIIPKADLPSPRKEFSACAIGCKVYVTGGRGSENGVSKDVWIYDTVHEEWSKGAPMLIARFGHGSAELENSLYVVGGHTAIAGVFPASPSVSLKQVERYDPLTNKWTMMAPLRDGVSNAAVVSAKLKLFVFGGTTIHRDKASKVQCYDPVGNRWSIAAECPQPWRYTAAAVLGSQIFIMGGDTEFTAASAYRFDCDTNQWSRVGDMTSKRMSCHAVASGNKLYVVGGYFGTQRCKTLDCYDPTGDSWSSITTVPYSLIPTAFVSTWKHLPA, from the exons ATGCAGAACTCCCCCCACCTCCTGACTGTCAGTGCCTGTGCCTGGGTCAGCAGTCTTTGTCACC GAAGTCTTCCAGTGAGAGACTTTAGCCCAA TGGGAGAGATTGTTCCAAGCGATTCCCTGGAGGTGCCTAGCGAGGCCGCCATGTCGGTGAACGTGCACGAGAACAGGAAGTCCCGCTCCAGCACGGGCTCCATGAACATCTCGCTGTTCCACAAGCCGTCGCACCCAGACAGCGTGCTGACCCACCTCAACACGCTGAGGAAACAGTGCATGTTCACAGACGTGACGCTGTGGGCTGGGGACCGCTCGTTTCCCTGCCACAG GGCCGTCCTGGCCGCTTGCAGCCGCTACTTTGAGGCCATGTTCAGTGGTGGATTGCGAGAGAGTCTGGACAGTGACGTCAACTTCCGGAACAGCGTACATCCAGAG GTGCTGGAGCTTCTGCTGGACTTTGCGTATTCCTCGAGGATCATCATCAACGAGGAGAACGCAGAGTCCCTGCTGGAGGCCGGGGACATGCTGCAGTTCCACGACATCCGCGACGCAGCCGCAGAGTTCCTGGAGAAGAACCTGCACTCGTCCAACTGCCTGGGCATGATGCTGCTGTCGGACGCACACCAGTGCAAGAGGCTGTACGAGCTGTCGTGGCGGATGTGTCTGGTGCACTACGAAACG GTCCTGGAATCCGAGGAATTCTACAGCCTGTCTAAAGAAAAACTACTGGAGCTGATCCTAAGCGATGAACTCGAGATTGAAGACGAAGAG GTGGTGTTTAACTCAGCGTTGCGGTGGGTGCGCTTTGACCTGGAAGGCCGACGGCACCACCTGCCTGAGCTGCTAAGGGGCGTCCGGCTGGCCCTGCTGCCCTCTGAGTGCCTGCTGGAGGCCGTGGCCTGTGAGGAGCTGGTCATGGCGGACAAGAGGAGCag GTTGATAGTGGAGGAGGCAATGCAGTGCAAGAAGAGGATCCTGCAGAACGATGGCATGGTGACCAGCCCGTGTGCCAGACCACGCAAGGCGGGACACACGCTGCTCATATTGGGGGGCCAGACCTTCATGTGTGACAAGATATACcag GTGGACCACAAAGCAAAGGAGATCATCCCCAAGGCCGACCTGCCCAGCCCCAGGAAGGAGTTCAGCGCCTGCGCCATCGGCTGCAAGGTGTACGtcacgggggggcggggctctgaGAACGGCGTGTCCAAAGACGTGTGGATCTACGACACCGTCCACGAGGAGTGGTCCAAGGGGGCGCCCATGCTCATAGCCAG GTTCGGCCATGGCTCCGCAGAGCTGGAAAACAGTTTATATGTTGTAGGAGGACACACGGCTATAGCGGGGGTGTTCCCTGCCTCGCCCTCCGTCTCCCTAAAGCAG GTGGAGCGGTACGATCCCCTCACCAACAAGTGGACCATGATGGCTCCCCTCAGGGACGGAGTCAGCAACGCAGCTGTGGTCAGCGCCAAGCTCAaactgtttgtgtttggagGCACCACTATCCACCGAGACAAGGCCTCTAAG GTCCAGTGCTACGACCCCGTTGGCAACCGCTGGAGCATCGCGGCGGAATGCCCGCAGCCGTGGCGCTACACAGCGGCGGCCGTGCTGGGCAGCCAGATCTTCATCATGGGCGGCGACACGGAGTTCACCGCCGCCTCGGCCTACCGCTTCGACTGTGACACCAACCAGTGGTCGCGCGTGGGGGACATGACCTCCAAGCGCATGAGCTGCCACGCCGTGGCGTCGGGCAACAAGCTGTACGTGGTGGGCGGCTACTTCGGCACGCAGCGCTGCAAGACCCTGGACTGCTACGACCCCACGGGGGACAGCTGGAGCTCCATCACCACCGTGCCTTACTCCCTCATCCCCACCGCCTTCGTCAGCACCTGGAAGCACCTGCCCGCCTAA